AGAAATTATTATCATTTGCATATCCGTATGGAAGTTTAAATGAGGATGTAAAGAAAATATCTCAAGAATCTGGATATGAATTTGCTGTAGCAACAGATTCAGGAAGCATTACTTTCTCAGATGATCTTTTTGAAATTAGAAGAATAGGAATATTCCCAACGAATAACCTTTTCAACTTTAAAAGAAAAGTATCTGGTAAATACAACTTTATAAAAGTTAAAAGAGAGGAAAAAAGTTACGCTAAAAAGTAACTTAGGGAGGATTAATATGAAGAAAATATTATTGGGGTTATTAGCATTAACAATGTCAGCAACTCTATTTGCTGAAAATAAATTTGGAATTGGAGCTGGAATTGGATTATCTGATAGTATGTATAAAGGTGCAGAAGATAAGGCTTATCCAATGCCACTATTAGATATCAATTATGGTGACTTTTATGTTAAAGGTGTTACTGTAGGATATCAGTTTTATCAAGATGATGCTTTTGCGGCATCATTATTCTTAGATCCTTTAGCTGGATTTGCAGTTGATGGTGAGGATTTAAAAACAGGTTATAACAATATAGACGATAGAAAATTCCAAGCAATGTTTGGACTAAGATTAGATGCTGATACTGGATTCTATGGAATAAGAACAGGACTTACAGCACAAGTTGGTGAACATGGAGGAGAGGGAAAAATAAGTGCTTTCAAAGCTTATAAGGTAGATGAAAGACTTACAGTTGTTCCATCTGTTCATGTTAAAGGATATAATGGAGAATATACAGATTATTACTTCGGTGTAACATCTGAAGAAGCTGCTAGAAACTCTAAAATAAAAGGTTCTTATAAAGCAAATGCTGCTTACTCTATCGGATTAAATATTACTGCAGATTATAGATTAACTGATAACGTAGCACTTATGGCCTTTTTAGGTGTAGAGAGATTCTCTAGTGAGGTTTCTGATTCACCTATAGTTGAAGATGGAGTTTTATATTTAGTTGGAGTAGGAGCAAAGTACTACTTCTAGAAAAATTGAGGAGAACAAAAAATAATGAAATACAAAGCAATTATATGTGACTTAGACGGTACACTTTTAAATGAGCATCACACTATTTCTGAAGAAACACAAAAGACTATTAAAAAAGTTGTAGACTCAGGAGTTAAATTTATTATAGCTACTGGGAGACATCATAACGATGCAATGACATTTAAAGATATGCTTGGATTAGATAGTTTTTTAATCACTTCAAATGGTGCTAAGGTACATGATTATGAAAATAATGAGATTATATCTCACAATATACCTGCAGAATTAGCAAAAGATTTATTAAATTATAATTACAGTGATGAATTACACAAAAATATATACTTAGATGAAGAGTGGTTTGTAGAATCTCCATTAGAGGAAGCATTATTATTCCATAAAGAATCTGGGTTCCATCACATTGTAACTTCTTTTGAGAATTTAGTTGGTAGAGATATAACTAAGTTTTTCTTTATAAGTGAAAATGAAGAGCATATTTCTCACTTAGAAAAAAACCTTAGAGAACAATTTACAGAAGGATTTAATATAACTCTTTCTTTAGGATCTTGTTTAGAGATTATGAAAGAGGGTGTTTCAAAGGCAAGTGCAATTGAGGAAGTTTTAAAAAGAGAGGGTATCGATATTAAAGATACAATCGCTTTTGGAGATG
This genomic interval from Cetobacterium sp. ZOR0034 contains the following:
- a CDS encoding MipA/OmpV family protein: MKKILLGLLALTMSATLFAENKFGIGAGIGLSDSMYKGAEDKAYPMPLLDINYGDFYVKGVTVGYQFYQDDAFAASLFLDPLAGFAVDGEDLKTGYNNIDDRKFQAMFGLRLDADTGFYGIRTGLTAQVGEHGGEGKISAFKAYKVDERLTVVPSVHVKGYNGEYTDYYFGVTSEEAARNSKIKGSYKANAAYSIGLNITADYRLTDNVALMAFLGVERFSSEVSDSPIVEDGVLYLVGVGAKYYF
- a CDS encoding Cof-type HAD-IIB family hydrolase — its product is MKYKAIICDLDGTLLNEHHTISEETQKTIKKVVDSGVKFIIATGRHHNDAMTFKDMLGLDSFLITSNGAKVHDYENNEIISHNIPAELAKDLLNYNYSDELHKNIYLDEEWFVESPLEEALLFHKESGFHHIVTSFENLVGRDITKFFFISENEEHISHLEKNLREQFTEGFNITLSLGSCLEIMKEGVSKASAIEEVLKREGIDIKDTIAFGDGLNDLEMLSSVGRGFIMGNGSPRLKALLPDNEVIKTNSENGVAQKLRELFL